TAAAACGTGTAATTCAGATTTACAGTTGCCGTTAACTCGCTTGTTTTACGCATGGCAGTGGAGGCGGGAAGGCGCTGCACAAAAATGGGACTGAACTGCAGCGAAGGTTTACCCAGCTTTGCTTTCACAGATTTTGATGCGCCTTGTTTTTGAGTTCCTGTTTTGGGCGACCAGCTAATCTGCGCCCTCGAACTTATTACATTTCCGGTAAGCACACCCGCAGTAACCGCACGGTTATACGAACTGCCCGCAGCTACCCGCACTGTGCCACCCGCAAAACTGCGCGACACATTCAGCCCCGGACCATATTGCTGTGTTACAATAGTACCTGAAACCTCGCCAAGCGGGGTAAGAATGCTGAACGGCGTACTCGACTGATTGCCGTTGGCCACCAGCGATACAGTTGTTTTGCTGGGCGCATGTTGTACGCCAAACGATACATTACCATTAATAATAGTAGTGGAAGGCAGCACCGAGCCTGATTGCTGCTGGCCTGTAACCTGATACATGGCATTCACTGCCACATTTTTTTTCCACTTCGATTTTTCACCAAAACTTTTGGATACCAATGCCGATGCCTGCTGCGAAAGCTGATAGAAGTTTAATGTATCTGCCGCAGTGGGTACCCAAAACGGATCGGCCTGCGGGCGTTGATTGGTGAACGCCGTAAAGTTGGAATACGAGGCATTAAGTGTCCAGTTTTTTCCGGGCATGGCACTCACGTTTACCGAACCTACCCAACGCTGCGTGGTACTCTGGCGGGTTTTGTCGAGGTTGTTGCGCTGAAAGCCGGTGTTTAAACCAATATTCAGTTTGCCTTTCCAAAGCTTAAACGAGGGTGCAACTGTATAATTCTCCAGATCGTTGTTGAAGAAGTATGCGCCCAGTGTTTGGTAGTCGGGGTCAACGTGTTCGTGTTTTAACGCTACCGAGAAATTCTTTTGCGTAAACGTAATAGCCGCATTCCATGCCCTGAAAAACTGTGTGGTGGTGCGTGTGGGCAGCAGCCATTTCTGCCAGCCGTTAAAATCGGTTGTTTCGGTTTCGGCGTTGGTGTTTCGCGTAAGGCCTGATACGGCCAGTTCGGCCGAAACACTTAGCCAGGTGCTGAGTTTGGTTTTGCCGCTAATGCTTAACGCCGTGTTTTGCATGGGCGCAATGGCCGCCCCGGGTGGCAGAAACAGCAGCGAGTTTTCTTCGTCTTTCGCTGTAAAATAAGTTATGCCTATCGCATGGCCGTCCTTATCGAAACCGGCTTTTACACCCCAGCCCATGCGGCGAAAGCTCATCTGGTCGGTACTTGTCATTGCCGGATCGAAAGCAATGGCTTTGCGCAATCTTCCATACATGGCACCTGCATACCAGCCCGCAGGAGTTAGTTCCACACCGCCGCCGGTAAATACATGCCCGGCCAGTGTGTAATTGGAAAAGTTCATGGCCGTAGTACCTGCATGCCCCTGAATCCATTTCCATTTCGGATGCACCGCCTGCATATTAAACGGCTGTGTAAATGTACCGCGCTGGTTGCTGTAGCTGTAAGTAAACGGCAAACTCACATCAAGAATGGTCACATTGAGGTTGCCACTGAAAAACCAGGTAAACGGATCGCGGCGTGCTTCAAATCCCTGCGCATCGTACAAAACCGACGAAAAATTAAGTCCGCCGCTTATGGTAACCATATCTTTCTGCCCGATTTTTTCGAGATTCTGTGCATGAATGGCTGCAACAGATAAGCACATGAATGCGGAGAGTAAGTTCTTTTTCATAACCGCACTTACTGTGTAACAATAATTATCCGCGATTCGCTGTCGAACTCAGCAGTAACACGCAACTGATAGTTGCCGGGCAGTGCCGCCGGTATGGTAATGCTGCCTGTCCAGCTGTTTGTGGTGAGCGGCGGCATACGGAAACGTTCAATCCCGCTGGCATCAAATACCTGAATAATGAATGTTTGCTCGGCATGCAGTTCCAGATCAACGGTGAATGTGCCGTTGTTGGGGTTGGGATATACAATAAGTGTATCAATTCCATTGTTGTTCCATGGAGTAGCGCCTCCGGGTACAAACGGACCGATGATCACATTACGCACGTAATTTACTTCGCAGCTTCCATAGTAGGCCTGCATGGTAATGGAAATTATACCGGTATCGCCATACAAAATAACGGGGGCAAACTGATTGCTGTCAATCACAGTTACCGAAGGCGGAAAAATCCAGTTTACCGAATCAGGACGCGGGTTGCTGATGTCCACAATAACCACCGTATCACCCATATCGGGATTGGTAGAAAGAAGGAAGTCGGGAGCAGGCGAGAGGCTGTTGGTATCAATTACGGCAGATGTTGAACGTGTGCAGCCCAGCGTATCACGGATAATAAATGAATAGTTTCCGTAACCAAGATTACCAAACACACCTGAATTCTGAAACGTACTGCCACCATCAATAGAAAACTGATACGGAGGCACACCGCCCCAGGCATACACCTGTACCTGTCCGGTAGGTTGCAGCGGATCGCAGGGCTGAAAGCTGAGGGTTGAATCGCTAAGCACATCGGGTACGTGTACACGCACGGTATCGGTACCCACGCAGCCGGCATTGTCGTTGATCGTTACTATGTAAGTAAGTGAATCGGCCGGATAAACAGTTACCGGCGATCCGCTTCCTCCGTTATTGTCCCAGCTGATACTGAACCCCGGCGTACCTCCCACCGGCGAAGCCGTAAGCACTGCGCCTGAGCCGGGACAAATCGTGGTATCGGTATTGGCAATTACAGTAAGCGTATTTACATAGTTTACTGTAATTGAATCGCTGCGCGTACATCCGTTCTGAGGGTGTGTAACTGTAAGTACATACACGCCCTGCTGCGTCACCACAGCCGGATCGGCAGAGGAGAAATTGCCTGGGCCTGTCCACCATAATCCTGCGCCAATATTGGCCGAGCTTCCGTCAATGCTCACACTGTCGAACGAGCAGTTTAAAACCGGTACATTAGCGGGCACCGTTACGTTGGGCGGAGTAATGAACTGATTTACATTTACCACGCCCTGCGACAGGCAGCCGTTTATGAGGCTTGTGGTGGTGAGTATGTAGTTGCCGGGCACGGAAACAGTGGCCGGGTTGTTTACAAAAACCGTATCGCCCACAAGGTTCCAGACCTGCACCCCGCCGGTAACCGGTGGCGAATTAAGCTGCACACTTGTTTGCAGGCAGGTGAGTGTGTCTATACTCGCAGGGAGCAATACAGGGGGCGGTGTGATGTTTTCGTTTACGAAAATAGTGTCGCTGTTTTCGCAACCATTGCGACGGCTGTGGATGGTTAAAAGGTAATTGCCCGACACGGTGGCTGCAAACGGATTGGGGAATACGCCCTGAATGGACGTCCAGCGAAGCGAATCGGCCGGGTAAAGCGTGGCGGCGTCCAATATTACCGAGTCTGCGGAGCAGGTGAGATCCTGAACAAAACCAAATGGCTGTAATGCAGGCCGGACAGTATCTACAATTACCTGCATGGTATCCCTCCACATGCACTGATTGGGTGATGTGGCTGTGAGTATGTATTGTCCGGGATCAGAGGTAATAACAGAGTCCGGAAATTGCATGCTGTTGGGAAACGTCCATACTAACGTTGCTCCGGGCGTTGTACTGAAACCATTGAGCAGTACGGATGTGTGAATACAGGTAAGCGAGTCGTTGAGGCCGGCGTTTACAGTGGGTGAGGGGAGTAATGTAATGACAGAACTTCTGAGTGCAGATTGTAAACCACAATCTGATTGCGCACTAACCGTAAGTGTGCCGCCGGTTGCATTCAATCCGAAAATTAATTGCACAGCATTACCCGAAGGCACAAGTGTAACGCCGCTGCCCGAATAGCTCCAGTTGTAGGATGTAGCATATTGCACGGGAGAAACACTTGCGGTAATGGGATTTCCTCCCCGGCAGAAGGCAGTAGATGAATAGCTGATTAGAGAAGGTTGTGGCGCAGCAAGGCAATAGACCTTGTAAGGGCTGGGTAGTATATTTCTTTTTGCCGCAGAAATATACAGGTGATTTCGAAAGCGGACGAGTCTGATTTCACTATTGTAATTAGCAATACCAGGATCCCAAGTCAATAATGAAGCGGGATAGGTGTAACCCACAAAATGATTTCGTGAGGTTGTATTAATTGCTGTAAAATCGCCGGCAATAAATACGAATGGGGTAGTGGAAACATTACCGGGATAGGTTTCAATTTTTCTTACAGGAGCATTAAAGAGCAACGATGTACTAAGCAGCGCACCCGTATTCTTGTTAAGATAGGCAAAGTAATTACGGGTTGTTGTTACTGAAAAAGCAGTAAACTCACCACCCACAGCAATGAAGTTTCCGTTTATACTGGCAATGTCATAAACGGCCGCATTCGGATTCGGGTTCCAGGTCAGAACACGCACCGGCCCCGAAGACGTGAGCGTATATTTTGTAAGATGCTGTGCACTCCCGTCCAAAAAATCGCCTCCCACATACAACGAGCCTCCTTCTACTAAAACAGTACGTACAAAATTACCTGCAGAAGCTCCGATTGAATGTGTCCAGCCGGTTAACAACTGTCCGGTATTCGCATTAAATGCCGCTAAAAAGCTAATACTAATAGGAGTAGAAATAGAAAAAGAGCCTGCTACAAATAAAGTATCGCCTGTATGTGATAAAGAATAGTCAAAAATGCTGTCTGTGGAATTTTCAAGGAAGTCGCGAAACCAGATAACATTGCCAGCTGTATCAATACAAGTTATACGTTGATTGTTTAGTGAAGGGGTTTTCTGAGAAAAGTATAAGCGATTGGTTTTAAAGGCAATTTTAGGTGTCGGAATCGGGACGTTGCTGGAAATGGTGTTCACTAATAACGTAGTGGTGACGCCGGTTGTAAGGTTTGTTTTTCGGATGTCCCAACCATTGGCAGATGACGGTTGATACCGTGCAGTAAACAATACATTGCGAATAGTGTCTTCACACGTAGCGGTAACATTCCAGCCAGAAACGGGTGATGGATTGTAGTTTGTGGTAACGTCAAGCGGTGTAATGAATTGGGCCATTGCCGCAAACGGCAACAACCACATCAACAGAAAAAAGGGTATGCGAAGCATAACGGGGGCGAAAACGTATTTTAGGGTTCAGGTTAACCGGGTGTGAACTTTTTACGGGAATACCCGTAGAAGGTTCCTAAAAATATTCTTTTTTCGCACACAAATACATGATTTGAAAAAGTCGTGTATTTTGGAACCGTAGAAAACCCTGACCATAAAATATGTACGCCCCTCAAAGAATACTGCTTCTTTTATTTCTCCTGTCCGTCCAAATGCCGGTTTGGTCGCAAACTGCGCCAGTTGCAGATGCGCAGCAGAGTTATGTGTTGTCGCTGCTGAATAAAGTAACGTCGCAAAACAGGCTTTTGAGTCAGATGGATCCTGATAGTATGGCGGCCTTACCTTTTGGTATTCATAAAACCATTGGCGGGCAGGAATATGTAATTGCTATAGACAGCAGCACATTCAGGCCGGGCATAGCTACCTTTTCGGCCTATATGGCGCTTACCTTTCCGGGTGCTACAAACAAAATCTGCTTTGCAGCCAAAAACATTGCCTTTAACCCCAAAGGTGTAGTGGCCGGGCCCAACACCAAGCTTATGCTCGTAAGTGAGCACCGCATCAACATCGGGCCTAAGGTGCAACTGGTACTCAAGCCCGATGGCTATAATTATGTGGAGTGGGACTGTAACGGCTTTCAGGCTGTAAATCTGCGTGGCTACTTTGAATTTGATCCGGGTATGATTTATCCCGATCCATCGGCTCCGCAGCCCGATAGTGTGGTGCGCGCCATGGTGCAGATACACACCAGCGACGTACAAAATATGATTATGCAAACCAGCATTGCTCCGTTTTGCGTACGCGGGGTGAATGATGTGGTATTTACCGTAACCAATGCTACTGCTGATTTCAGCGAAGTAACCAACGCACCCGGCATGGCTTTTCCGCAGGGGTACAACCTTTCCAATATGCCCGATCCGCTTGCATGGAAAGGATTTTACATGCAGCAGTTCAGCGTAAAACTGCCCCCGCAATTGGCCCGAAACGGCCAGCCGCCAATAATTTCAGCCACCAATCTGCTCATTGATAATAGTGGTTTATCGGGCTTTTTTCAGGGGCAGAATTTGTTCAGCACCAAAAGCGGAAGCATGAGCGGCTGGGGCTTCTCGGTCAATCAGCTTAATGTAAATATCGTTTCCAACCATGTTAACGGCGCCGGCATGAGCGGCCATGTAAAGCTGCCGGTCAGCGAAAACGATTCGCTTTCATACGCCGCTGCATTGTCGCAGAATTTGCAAACCGGCGATCTCGATTATGCGTTTACCATTTCGCCGGCGGCCAACTACAAGGCTGATGTGTTTTCGGCACGTTTTGAATTGTACAATACTTCGCGCATTACCGTAGCCAGCATCAATAAAAAACTAAAACCCTCGGCCGAACTCAACGGTAAAATTTCAATCGATCACGCTAATGCCAAAGCTCCGCAATTAGCGTTTCAGCAACTGCTCATTGCGGCCGATGCACCTGTATTGCGGGGCGGAACGTTCGCGCTTGTTTCAGGTGATCCGAATAATACAAAGCTCGCCGGCTTTCGCATGACCATCAATAATATTGGTATCGTGCAAAGCAGCTCTTCGCCGGCACTCACATTTACTGTGGGATTAAACTTCACCGACAGCAGCAGCAATCTTTCGTTAGGCGCAGGGGGGAGTTTCCTCATTCAATCAAAATCCATGCAGGTGGCCGATCCTGCCGCCGGGCAAGGCAGTCAGAAATGGAAGTGGGAGTTTGACAAGGTTACCGTAAACAATATAAATCTCAGCTATAATTCAGGGCCATTTGGTCTTAACGGATTGATTCAATTTAAAGACAATGACCCGGTTTACGGCAATGGATTTTTCGGAAGTATTCAGTTCAGGTGCGAACCCATGAGTGCATCAGCCTCGGCCAGTGTATGGTTTGGAAATGTATCAAACTACCGCTATTTCTATGTAGATGCGGCTATTCCGGTTGAAATGCCTATTGGCTCAACCGGACTTTCATTTTATCGTTTCATGGGCGGCGTGTATTATCATATGCGACAGCCTCCCGGACAGCCACTCGAAAATTTACTTTACACCGGGGCATTTGGCAACGCCTTGAATTATATTCCTGATCAGAGTGCGGGGTTGGGACTTAAAGCGGGCATCACCGTGGGAACTTCAGGTTCGCCGCGCCCGGCCAATGGCGATGTGGCTTTTGAAATGCAGTTCAATGCAAGCGGCGGCATAAACTTTATCCGCCTCACCGGCGATTTATATTGTATGATTGAGGTGAGCCAGCGTCAGGGCCCGGCAGCAAACGCAGCGCCGATACGTGGTGCCATGATTATGAATTACGATTTTCAGAACAGTACGTTCCATACACTCATTGGCATGAATATCAATCTGCCTTCGCTCACCGGCAGCGGACAGGCGGTAATTCATTTCGAGCCCAATCTCTGGTATGTGTATGTGGGCCGTCCGCAAAACCGTGTAACGCTTAGTGTAGCCAATATCGCCACGTTTACAGCCTACATAGAAGCTGGCAAACAACTCGACCCCATGCCACCGCCGCCGTCAAATGTAACTTCCATTCTCGGCAACAGCAATGTGGCCAACCAGCGCAACCAGCAGGCCTTAGCGAACTGTTCGGGCTTTGCGTTTGGTGCTGCATTTAACACCGGTTTTGAAGGCGATATTGGTATCAATAATTTTGAAATATATTACTTGTTTGCTGCGGGTGCAGGAATGGATATTATGGTACTCAACTATGGCCCAAATGCCCATTGCGTAAACAGCACAACGCCCGCGGGCATAAAAGGCTGGTATGCACAGGGGCAGATTTACGCCTACCTGCAAGGCGCTGTGGGCGCGCGAGGGAATAATTTCGATGTGGTTATCCTCAATCTTTCCGCTGCGGCGGTGTTGCAGGCCAAACTCCCTAATCCAAACTGGGTAGCGGGCAGCATGGGGGTTCAATATGATATTCTCGGAGGATTGATTAAAGGACAACAAACCTTTGCATTTGAACTGGGTAACCAATGCGCCATTACCAATTGAGTATGAAAAAGTATTTTCTTCTTTTACTGGCGCTTGGCCTGTTCAGGCTGCTTAGTGCGCAGGATGTGTTTGTGCGTGCAGCTGTTTACAAAGACACCGCTTACATACGCTGGGTGCCGGCCAGTTATGAGGTTTGGAAAACGGGAATTCAGCAGGGATATATCGTAGAACGATTTACGCTTGATGCGTATATGGATTTAGGGGCTAATGCCGCAGGCAAAGGAACCGTACTGACAACCCAGCCGCTGAAACCCTTAGCCAAAGCCGATGCCGCATGGAATACACTGAAACAGCGCGAGCCTTTAGCTGCACTTGTGTACGACGAAATTTATGCCTCAAAACCCTTGCCTGCGGATGCGGCCAAACGCAAAACGGCTCAGGAAATTAGCTTCGGCTATGCCATGAAAGCCTGCGACTATTCGCCGGATGTTGCGGCTGCGCATGGGTTAATGGTTAAAGATGCAAACGTGCAGCGCGGCGAAGTGTATGTGTATCTGGTGTATGTAAATAACTCGCCGGCCTTGAAACCGGGCATGGGCAAAGCCGACCCGAAAACGAATGTGGCTCCTGCTGTAGCCAAACCAGCTATACGTGGTGGTAACCGTTTTGCAATGCTCAGTTTTGATGCAGCAGCCACACGTAATGCGTTTGCCGGATACATCATTGAACGTTCGGCAGACAGTGTGCGCTTTGAGCGGATGAATAAAAACCTGCTGGTGTTTGCCGTATCGGATGCCGAGCAAAATAAAACGGAATTGTATTACAAGGACTCGCTGCCGCAAAACGGAAAGCCTTACTGGTACAGGGTGCGCGGCTGGTCGTATTTCGGATTCGAGGGCGCGCCGTCGGCTGCTGTGCGCGTGCGTGGAAAAGAGGAATGGACTGCTTACCCCGAAATAGATTCCTGCTTCAGCGCCGATAATAAAACGGCACAACTGCGCTGGAAAATACCGTCTGCCCTCAATACACAACAGCTAAAACACTTTACCGTTTTGCGGGGCGGCAATGCAGGCGGCCCGTTTGCACCGGTCAAAAATGCCGCCGCTTTACCACCTGTCACCACACTGTTTACCGATGCCGCACCGGAGTTCACAAACTACTACGTGGTTGCCGCCATCAGCAATGATGGCGACACCGCCTTTTCTTATCCCGCCCTGCTGCAACTGGCCGATGAAGTGCCGCCTGCGGCTCCCGAAAATGTAACGGGGATAATTGACAGCAATGGCGTGGTGCAACTGAAATGGAACGCCGTAAATGCCACCGACCTGCGCGGCTATCGTGTATTCCGCTGCAACAGTCTTAATGAGGAGTTTGTTGAAATAACCGATACACTAATTGCTGCAACCCGTTTTCGCGACAGTGTGGCCACGCAAACCCTCACGCGCGATGTATTTTATACCGTGCGTGCCGTGGATCGCGTGTACAATAATTCGCCCGATGCAAAGCCTGCACGCCTGAAACGCCCCGATAAAGTGGCGCCCGTGGCACCCGTGTTTATCAGCGCCGTTCATAATGATTCGGCTATCGTGCTGCGCTGGATACGCAGCAGCAGCAGTGATGTAAGCGAGGTCAAACTTCTGCGCACTGCCGCCGGCAAACAATCGGTGCTTGTAAGTACCTTCCGGGCTACTGACACCACCACGCATTTTACCGACACACAAGCCCCCGCCGGTGCTGACTACATCTATCAGCTCATTTGCACCGACAGTAGCGGGAACAAAAGTACATCTGCTTCTCCGCAGGTTATTTTTCGCCCACGCATCCGCGTGGCATTGAAAGATGTAAACGTAAAACTTGATACAGAAAATAAGCAGGTGACTATTTCCTGGGCAGCTCCGGCCGAAGAAGTGGACCGTTACATTATTTACCGCGCCACAGAAAACCAGCCTATGCGCACTTTCGAAACACTACCCGGTAATTCTGCAACGTTTACCGATAGCCGTGTTTCGCCGGGAAATACGTATCAATACCGCATAAAAGCGATTTACAAAAGCGGAGCAGAAACGGAGCTTTCGCCGGTGAGGGTGGTGACGTATTGATGAGGGAAATATTCTTTTCCTATTTTTGCAAATAAACTCTTCCTGCAACCCTTTATTCAACCCCAATGCTGATCAAACATCTTCTGCTTACTCCGATAGTGTTGTTTTGTGCATTTTCAATCAATGCACAAATAACAGCCGATTCGTCATTTACCGATTCAATTGGTTTATGCTGGAAAGGGAAAGTGCAAAGTGGAAAAATGGATGGAGAATGGACTGCAAGAGATTGCCGCACTAAACGATTACTGATTATTACCAATTTCAGTAGTGGTAAAAAACAGGGGGAAGAACGACATTGCAATACGAAGGGAAAGAAAACGGCAATTTATCAGTACAGTGAAAATAAGTTAAACGGCACTACTGTCTATTTTTATGGCAATACGGGCGATACGCTGGGTTGCGTGAATTATTCCAACGGAGTTATTCACGGACAATGGCGTATTTGTGACACCAACGGACGCACCATGCGCTTTGTGGAGTGGGAGATGGGGAAAATTAAATCGGCTTTTCCTGAAGTGGATAAATTTACACGGCATGAGCCCCCGCGCAATTATCGTGATTATGCAGCATTGACAGCAAGGATTATGGAGGCTGAAACTGAGATAGTCAGTCAGTCGCTTAAGGAAAATAACAATGCACAGGCCCCGCCCGATTCTGTTTACAACATAGCCGAAGTGATGCCTGAATTTCCGGGTGGAATGAATGAACTGATGAATTATCTCAGAACAAATATCATTTATCCTGCAAAGGCAAAAACAGATGGGAAAC
This genomic window from Bacteroidota bacterium contains:
- a CDS encoding fibronectin type III domain-containing protein, coding for MKKYFLLLLALGLFRLLSAQDVFVRAAVYKDTAYIRWVPASYEVWKTGIQQGYIVERFTLDAYMDLGANAAGKGTVLTTQPLKPLAKADAAWNTLKQREPLAALVYDEIYASKPLPADAAKRKTAQEISFGYAMKACDYSPDVAAAHGLMVKDANVQRGEVYVYLVYVNNSPALKPGMGKADPKTNVAPAVAKPAIRGGNRFAMLSFDAAATRNAFAGYIIERSADSVRFERMNKNLLVFAVSDAEQNKTELYYKDSLPQNGKPYWYRVRGWSYFGFEGAPSAAVRVRGKEEWTAYPEIDSCFSADNKTAQLRWKIPSALNTQQLKHFTVLRGGNAGGPFAPVKNAAALPPVTTLFTDAAPEFTNYYVVAAISNDGDTAFSYPALLQLADEVPPAAPENVTGIIDSNGVVQLKWNAVNATDLRGYRVFRCNSLNEEFVEITDTLIAATRFRDSVATQTLTRDVFYTVRAVDRVYNNSPDAKPARLKRPDKVAPVAPVFISAVHNDSAIVLRWIRSSSSDVSEVKLLRTAAGKQSVLVSTFRATDTTTHFTDTQAPAGADYIYQLICTDSSGNKSTSASPQVIFRPRIRVALKDVNVKLDTENKQVTISWAAPAEEVDRYIIYRATENQPMRTFETLPGNSATFTDSRVSPGNTYQYRIKAIYKSGAETELSPVRVVTY
- a CDS encoding TonB family protein, whose product is MLIKHLLLTPIVLFCAFSINAQITADSSFTDSIGLCWKGKVQSGKMDGEWTARDCRTKRLLIITNFSSGKKQGEERHCNTKGKKTAIYQYSENKLNGTTVYFYGNTGDTLGCVNYSNGVIHGQWRICDTNGRTMRFVEWEMGKIKSAFPEVDKFTRHEPPRNYRDYAALTARIMEAETEIVSQSLKENNNAQAPPDSVYNIAEVMPEFPGGMNELMNYLRTNIIYPAKAKTDGKQGTVYVEFLITKTGKVTNVQIVKGVEGAPELAEEAVRVVEQMPDWKPALEKGKPVAAKMTLPVRFKLQGPSPAGK
- a CDS encoding T9SS type A sorting domain-containing protein yields the protein MLRIPFFLLMWLLPFAAMAQFITPLDVTTNYNPSPVSGWNVTATCEDTIRNVLFTARYQPSSANGWDIRKTNLTTGVTTTLLVNTISSNVPIPTPKIAFKTNRLYFSQKTPSLNNQRITCIDTAGNVIWFRDFLENSTDSIFDYSLSHTGDTLFVAGSFSISTPISISFLAAFNANTGQLLTGWTHSIGASAGNFVRTVLVEGGSLYVGGDFLDGSAQHLTKYTLTSSGPVRVLTWNPNPNAAVYDIASINGNFIAVGGEFTAFSVTTTRNYFAYLNKNTGALLSTSLLFNAPVRKIETYPGNVSTTPFVFIAGDFTAINTTSRNHFVGYTYPASLLTWDPGIANYNSEIRLVRFRNHLYISAAKRNILPSPYKVYCLAAPQPSLISYSSTAFCRGGNPITASVSPVQYATSYNWSYSGSGVTLVPSGNAVQLIFGLNATGGTLTVSAQSDCGLQSALRSSVITLLPSPTVNAGLNDSLTCIHTSVLLNGFSTTPGATLVWTFPNSMQFPDSVITSDPGQYILTATSPNQCMWRDTMQVIVDTVRPALQPFGFVQDLTCSADSVILDAATLYPADSLRWTSIQGVFPNPFAATVSGNYLLTIHSRRNGCENSDTIFVNENITPPPVLLPASIDTLTCLQTSVQLNSPPVTGGVQVWNLVGDTVFVNNPATVSVPGNYILTTTSLINGCLSQGVVNVNQFITPPNVTVPANVPVLNCSFDSVSIDGSSANIGAGLWWTGPGNFSSADPAVVTQQGVYVLTVTHPQNGCTRSDSITVNYVNTLTVIANTDTTICPGSGAVLTASPVGGTPGFSISWDNNGGSGSPVTVYPADSLTYIVTINDNAGCVGTDTVRVHVPDVLSDSTLSFQPCDPLQPTGQVQVYAWGGVPPYQFSIDGGSTFQNSGVFGNLGYGNYSFIIRDTLGCTRSTSAVIDTNSLSPAPDFLLSTNPDMGDTVVIVDISNPRPDSVNWIFPPSVTVIDSNQFAPVILYGDTGIISITMQAYYGSCEVNYVRNVIIGPFVPGGATPWNNNGIDTLIVYPNPNNGTFTVDLELHAEQTFIIQVFDASGIERFRMPPLTTNSWTGSITIPAALPGNYQLRVTAEFDSESRIIIVTQ